In the Flagellimonas sp. MMG031 genome, one interval contains:
- a CDS encoding DUF4347 domain-containing protein produces the protein MKTIINLKTLISFLLLTLVVIGVSKAQTNELVVMDSQYAQKQDVLNRLPSNNHFLEINGEDNPWKSIREYVQQNSSIQTIHLFVNATYNAFELGGITYDGQQVEQEFEFSMLEGLYQGTNFQLLVYDCNLGSNPEGLALLKQISERSYFNIGVPTNCSSVLESSLDFDHTTMNQPINSSILK, from the coding sequence ATGAAAACAATCATCAACCTAAAAACTTTAATAAGCTTTTTGCTGCTAACCCTTGTGGTAATTGGAGTTTCCAAAGCCCAAACCAATGAATTGGTAGTTATGGATTCCCAATATGCCCAAAAACAAGATGTCTTGAACAGACTCCCATCCAATAACCACTTTTTGGAAATCAACGGAGAAGATAATCCCTGGAAAAGCATTCGGGAATATGTTCAGCAGAACAGTTCGATACAAACCATTCACTTGTTCGTTAATGCCACCTATAATGCCTTTGAACTTGGCGGGATAACCTATGATGGCCAACAAGTAGAACAAGAGTTCGAATTTTCTATGCTAGAGGGCCTTTATCAGGGAACCAATTTCCAACTTTTGGTTTACGACTGCAATCTCGGATCCAATCCAGAAGGTCTTGCGCTGTTAAAACAGATCAGCGAACGCTCCTATTTCAATATCGGGGTTCCCACCAACTGTAGTTCCGTTCTGGAAAGCAGCTTGGATTTTGACCATACGACGA